A window of the Natronospira proteinivora genome harbors these coding sequences:
- a CDS encoding YiiX/YebB-like N1pC/P60 family cysteine hydrolase: MGIGSGLFKLGVNWLRADVVPPSHLYSNFARLCFEVEPGDVVLVEGRTRVSQVIKTVTQTNWTHSAIYIGRLLDIDDLALREAIQAHYDGDPSEQLIIESLLGEGTVVAPLSKYEGEHLRICRPMGLSSEDQQQVIQYATQQLGVEYDVRQLLDLARFFFPYALLPRRWRSTLFEQKVGEATRHVCSSMMAEAYSAVNFPVLPFIERRPDGSMVLYKRNPRLFTPKDFDYSPYFDVIKFPYLDRGDIAAYRALPWSDSGMVYNDEEDFRQRIAELAEADESETESDDGAEPQDEASEQESSR, translated from the coding sequence ATGGGCATCGGCAGCGGACTGTTCAAATTGGGGGTCAACTGGCTACGGGCCGATGTGGTCCCGCCCAGCCATCTGTACAGTAATTTCGCCCGCCTGTGTTTTGAAGTGGAGCCGGGGGATGTGGTTCTGGTGGAGGGCCGAACCCGGGTTTCCCAGGTCATAAAGACCGTAACCCAGACCAACTGGACCCATTCGGCCATCTATATCGGCCGTCTGCTGGACATTGACGATCTGGCCCTCCGGGAAGCCATTCAGGCCCATTATGATGGGGACCCCAGCGAGCAGCTAATAATCGAGAGCCTCCTGGGTGAAGGGACCGTGGTGGCCCCGCTCAGCAAGTACGAGGGGGAGCACTTGCGGATCTGTCGCCCCATGGGGCTGAGCAGTGAAGATCAGCAGCAGGTGATTCAGTATGCAACCCAGCAGCTGGGTGTCGAGTATGATGTCCGACAGCTTCTGGATCTGGCTCGCTTCTTCTTTCCCTATGCCCTGCTCCCCCGCCGCTGGCGTTCAACCCTGTTTGAACAGAAAGTGGGAGAAGCTACCCGGCATGTCTGCTCCTCCATGATGGCGGAGGCCTACAGTGCTGTGAATTTTCCGGTGTTGCCTTTCATCGAGCGCCGCCCGGATGGCAGCATGGTGCTTTATAAGCGGAATCCCCGTCTGTTTACACCCAAGGATTTCGATTACTCCCCCTACTTTGATGTGATCAAGTTCCCCTATCTGGACCGGGGAGATATCGCCGCTTATCGCGCCCTGCCCTGGTCCGACAGCGGCATGGTCTATAACGATGAGGAAGATTTCCGTCAACGTATCGCCGAACTGGCTGAAGCTGATGAATCCGAGACTGAATCAGATGACGGTGCGGAACCTCAGGACGAAGCATCGGAGCAAGAATCCAGTCGGTGA
- a CDS encoding 3-hydroxyacyl-CoA dehydrogenase NAD-binding domain-containing protein yields the protein MSEESNQNWHLEIDGSRIGWLKFDKPEASANTLSREVMDELDKRLAEIEQEELKGLVVYSAKKSGFIAGADIKEFTTLESSDQALDLIRNGQKALARLEALKCPTVAVIHGFALGGGLELALACDYRVAADDERTQLGLPEVKLGIHPGFGGTVRSIRLVGVFNAMDMMLSGRSLKAKAAGKIGLVDRVVEPDALHEAARQIALTPPGKNKAPFAARLANLPGVRSILAGQMEKQVAPKAPKQHYPAPYAIIDLWRRHWGNEEKMYLEEAQSIARLMMTDTARNLVRVFLLQDTLKGQGNKKDLELKRVHVVGAGVMGGDIAAWAALSGFDVTLQDREEKFIQPALDRARKLFEKKLKKDDKIQDAVSRLRPDVEGKGAEDADVVIEAIFENVEAKQKLYKDLEARMPKEAVLATNTSSIRLETLREVLQDPDRLVGLHFFNPVAKMPLVEVIKTDSTPDTVLKKALAFTRHVNRLPVPCKSAPGFLVNRILMPYMMEAVLAYEDGVPLEAIDKAAKDYGMPMGPAELADTVGLDVGLSVAKILGKEFGMPVPKRLEELVEAEKLGRKSGEGFYKYEDGKPVKDRSKASEQPADLTDRLILPMINTAVACLREGIVDNEEILDGGVIFGTGFAPFRGGPINYARSEGIKEVKSRLEKLEKTYGERFKPDAGWEQL from the coding sequence ATGAGCGAAGAGAGCAACCAGAACTGGCATCTTGAGATTGATGGCAGCCGGATTGGCTGGCTCAAGTTCGACAAGCCCGAAGCCAGCGCCAACACTCTGTCACGAGAGGTGATGGACGAGCTGGACAAGCGCCTGGCTGAGATCGAACAGGAGGAGCTCAAGGGCCTGGTGGTGTATTCCGCCAAGAAAAGCGGTTTTATCGCCGGGGCCGATATCAAGGAATTCACCACTCTGGAAAGTAGCGATCAGGCCTTGGATTTGATCCGGAATGGGCAGAAGGCCCTGGCACGTCTGGAAGCCCTCAAATGCCCCACTGTGGCCGTGATCCATGGTTTTGCATTGGGTGGTGGTCTGGAACTGGCCTTGGCTTGCGACTACCGGGTGGCGGCGGATGATGAACGCACCCAACTGGGCCTGCCGGAAGTGAAGCTGGGCATTCACCCCGGCTTTGGCGGCACGGTTCGCTCCATTCGTCTGGTGGGTGTTTTCAACGCCATGGACATGATGCTCTCCGGCCGCAGCCTCAAGGCAAAGGCCGCCGGAAAGATCGGTCTGGTGGACCGGGTGGTGGAGCCTGACGCATTGCATGAAGCCGCTCGCCAGATTGCCTTGACACCGCCCGGCAAGAACAAGGCACCCTTCGCCGCCCGCCTAGCCAATCTGCCAGGTGTTCGGAGCATCCTGGCTGGGCAAATGGAAAAGCAAGTAGCGCCCAAGGCCCCCAAGCAGCATTATCCGGCCCCCTACGCCATCATTGACCTGTGGCGCCGGCACTGGGGCAATGAAGAGAAGATGTATCTGGAGGAAGCCCAGTCCATTGCGCGTCTGATGATGACCGACACTGCCCGTAATCTGGTGCGTGTTTTCTTGCTGCAGGACACGCTGAAGGGCCAGGGCAACAAGAAGGACCTGGAGCTCAAGCGAGTCCACGTGGTGGGTGCCGGTGTCATGGGCGGGGATATCGCCGCCTGGGCTGCGCTCTCGGGTTTCGACGTCACCCTGCAGGATCGGGAAGAAAAATTCATTCAGCCGGCCCTGGACCGGGCCCGCAAGTTGTTCGAGAAGAAACTCAAAAAGGACGACAAGATCCAGGATGCGGTCAGCCGTCTACGCCCCGATGTCGAGGGGAAAGGGGCTGAAGATGCCGATGTGGTGATCGAGGCCATTTTCGAGAATGTGGAGGCCAAGCAAAAGCTCTACAAGGATCTGGAAGCTCGCATGCCCAAGGAAGCTGTGCTGGCGACCAACACTTCCAGCATTCGACTGGAAACCCTGCGGGAAGTGCTTCAGGACCCCGACCGTCTGGTGGGTCTGCATTTCTTCAACCCGGTGGCCAAGATGCCCCTGGTGGAGGTCATCAAGACCGACAGCACGCCGGATACGGTGCTCAAGAAAGCCCTGGCTTTCACCCGCCACGTGAACCGTCTGCCGGTGCCTTGCAAGAGCGCACCGGGCTTTTTGGTTAACCGAATTCTCATGCCCTACATGATGGAAGCCGTGTTGGCCTATGAGGACGGGGTTCCCCTGGAGGCCATCGATAAGGCCGCCAAGGACTACGGCATGCCCATGGGACCGGCAGAACTGGCCGATACAGTAGGACTGGATGTGGGGCTTTCGGTCGCCAAGATCCTGGGCAAGGAATTCGGCATGCCCGTACCCAAGCGCCTGGAGGAACTGGTTGAAGCGGAAAAACTGGGTCGTAAGAGTGGTGAAGGCTTTTACAAGTATGAAGACGGCAAGCCGGTCAAGGATCGCAGCAAGGCCTCGGAACAGCCTGCCGATCTCACGGATCGTTTGATCCTGCCCATGATCAATACTGCCGTGGCCTGTCTCCGGGAAGGCATAGTGGATAATGAAGAGATCCTGGATGGTGGCGTTATCTTCGGAACCGGTTTTGCACCCTTCCGGGGTGGCCCCATCAACTACGCTCGCAGTGAAGGCATCAAGGAAGTGAAAAGCCGGCTTGAGAAGCTTGAGAAGACCTACGGTGAACGCTTCAAGCCGGATGCCGGCTGGGAGCAACTCTAA
- a CDS encoding acyl-CoA thioesterase, protein MYWEDPPEDREAAVRTLAMPKDTNGLGDIFGGWIMSHADVAGAILAYRRAAGRVVTVAVNDVKFLRPVFVGDVVSFYCDVKKVGNTSVTVEITVFSERNDGGVARHVRVATASITYVHIDLDGRPRPVPSGKDQSQAARDPDGRPQSPK, encoded by the coding sequence ATGTACTGGGAAGATCCACCAGAGGACCGGGAAGCCGCGGTCCGAACCCTGGCAATGCCCAAGGATACCAACGGCCTGGGCGATATATTCGGCGGCTGGATCATGTCACATGCGGATGTGGCCGGTGCCATTCTGGCCTACCGCCGGGCCGCAGGCCGGGTCGTGACGGTTGCTGTCAATGATGTGAAGTTCCTGCGGCCGGTGTTTGTCGGTGATGTGGTGAGCTTCTATTGTGATGTGAAAAAAGTGGGCAACACCTCCGTCACCGTGGAGATTACGGTTTTCTCCGAACGGAATGACGGCGGTGTGGCCCGGCATGTCCGTGTGGCCACGGCCTCCATTACTTATGTCCATATTGATCTGGACGGTCGTCCCCGCCCTGTTCCCAGCGGCAAGGATCAGAGTCAGGCTGCCCGGGATCCGGATGGGCGTCCCCAGTCTCCAAAGTAA
- the pgsW gene encoding poly-gamma-glutamate system protein, whose translation MSRMTKIYWRSSKVPAWGLILLAGAALLVLGIAEGFLKRDPVVEENYATMVAASRTMRDAIEVIRPIRGRVEPINPTFDPQRSGLIGVASSEVTTTRGGLQSKQTTVNPNWGAVAVKLLLDAGVESGDKVAVTVSGSFPGMNLAVYSALQAMDVEPIIISSGSSSQWGANVPGMLWTDMERELRNADVLNLTPVAASIGGVEDRGVDLSDQGINIIRRSIQRAGIPFLEPGSYQEAVADRIALFREHSGGEPIKAFVNVGGGATIVGPPGIDSQFSSGLSRSAPPRAFAVETVMGYFLREGVPAIHFIGINNMAERHGLPIASEEPVPVGSGGIYSASTYRRGMAAVLGLFLIGLTWLMVHSAGITALWSRSGEGQGTTRPMV comes from the coding sequence ATGAGCCGTATGACCAAAATTTATTGGCGTTCTTCCAAGGTACCGGCCTGGGGTTTAATCCTATTGGCCGGGGCCGCCTTGCTGGTGCTGGGCATTGCCGAAGGTTTCCTCAAACGCGACCCTGTCGTGGAGGAAAACTACGCCACCATGGTGGCTGCTTCTCGGACCATGCGGGATGCCATTGAAGTAATCCGCCCCATACGTGGCCGCGTGGAGCCAATCAACCCCACATTCGATCCCCAGCGTTCGGGTCTGATCGGTGTCGCTTCCAGTGAAGTCACCACCACCCGCGGCGGTCTCCAATCCAAGCAAACCACAGTGAACCCGAACTGGGGGGCAGTGGCAGTGAAACTGTTACTGGATGCGGGGGTTGAGTCGGGGGATAAGGTTGCCGTGACCGTGTCGGGGTCATTCCCCGGCATGAATCTGGCGGTTTATTCCGCGCTGCAGGCCATGGATGTGGAACCCATTATCATTAGCTCGGGGTCCTCCTCCCAATGGGGTGCCAATGTACCGGGTATGCTCTGGACTGATATGGAACGAGAACTTCGGAATGCCGATGTCCTGAACTTGACACCGGTGGCGGCATCCATCGGTGGGGTAGAGGACCGGGGGGTCGATCTATCCGACCAGGGTATAAACATCATTCGCCGCAGCATCCAGAGAGCAGGCATCCCCTTCCTTGAGCCCGGCAGTTATCAAGAGGCTGTGGCTGATCGAATTGCTCTGTTCAGGGAGCATTCGGGTGGCGAACCCATCAAGGCCTTTGTCAACGTGGGCGGGGGGGCCACCATCGTGGGCCCGCCGGGCATCGACAGTCAATTCTCTTCCGGCCTCTCAAGAAGCGCACCGCCCCGGGCCTTCGCCGTCGAAACGGTAATGGGGTATTTTCTCCGGGAAGGGGTACCGGCCATTCACTTCATCGGCATTAACAATATGGCAGAACGGCATGGCCTGCCCATTGCCTCGGAAGAACCGGTTCCGGTGGGCAGCGGTGGCATCTACAGCGCCTCTACCTATCGACGGGGGATGGCGGCCGTTCTGGGGCTGTTTCTTATCGGCCTGACATGGCTGATGGTTCACTCCGCCGGCATCACCGCCCTGTGGAGTCGCTCTGGTGAAGGCCAAGGCACCACCCGCCCCATGGTTTGA
- the pgsC gene encoding poly-gamma-glutamate biosynthesis protein PgsC, whose protein sequence is MIALNILAAAIGIGLFFTLILSQAFGLAAGGLVVPGYMALQLTNPLNVAVTLTAALVTFLIVRLVASYAVIYGRRQTILMILTGYMIAGVMDLLLGGLIAWADLEMIGEGGDAEAQVAAMDSILTMAVLEMSVIGYIIPGLIAIWFDRQGILQTLCGLAVTAVLVRLALIVIMPDTLAAFEAQQASQMPGW, encoded by the coding sequence ATGATTGCCCTGAATATTCTGGCCGCTGCAATCGGCATCGGTCTTTTCTTTACGCTGATACTCAGCCAAGCATTTGGTTTAGCGGCCGGTGGACTTGTGGTGCCAGGTTACATGGCGCTGCAACTCACCAATCCCTTGAACGTGGCCGTGACTCTGACCGCTGCTTTGGTGACCTTTCTTATCGTTCGCCTTGTGGCCAGTTATGCCGTGATTTACGGGCGACGTCAGACCATCCTAATGATTCTCACCGGCTATATGATCGCCGGGGTCATGGACTTGCTCTTGGGTGGCCTAATCGCCTGGGCAGATCTGGAAATGATTGGAGAAGGCGGGGATGCCGAGGCCCAGGTGGCAGCCATGGATTCCATTCTGACCATGGCGGTACTGGAGATGAGTGTTATCGGTTACATCATCCCCGGACTGATCGCCATCTGGTTTGACCGCCAGGGCATTCTACAGACCTTGTGTGGTCTGGCGGTAACCGCGGTATTGGTTCGTCTGGCCCTGATCGTCATCATGCCCGATACCCTGGCCGCCTTCGAAGCCCAGCAAGCCAGCCAGATGCCGGGCTGGTAA
- the pgsB gene encoding poly-gamma-glutamate synthase PgsB produces the protein MLPQMLMVVAGLWLALVFLLSLEALRHRWILQRIPVRIHVNGTRGKTSVTRLIAAGLRAGGKRVCAKTTGSAAALTDPDGREFPLYRLSGANIIEQMRIMGRMVTFRPEIAVMECMALQPQYQSLTELKMVRSTIGVITNARADHLEVMGPEEEDVALALAGSTPVKGELFTAERDLLPVFEHSTRDRGSDLHPVTLDEVEAIDEATLNRFRYSEHAENVALALKLCERLGVDRETALEGMVGLEPEPGAMRILHVRYFERDMIFVNAFAANDPQSTERIWEKMVSRHGQDRRRLVLINCRADRPHRSQQLAQAVPSWSAADRYILMGSGTLLFARMAVKAGLDPEKLIVAEQSSMVEITETILEQCNQKSLVVGVCNIHGGGEAVARFFQNRAMKEEDL, from the coding sequence CTGGCCCTGGTATTCCTGCTGTCCCTGGAAGCGCTGCGCCATCGCTGGATCCTTCAACGCATTCCCGTTCGGATCCACGTGAACGGAACCCGCGGCAAGACCAGTGTGACCCGACTTATTGCTGCAGGCCTGCGTGCCGGCGGCAAGCGTGTATGTGCCAAGACCACCGGGTCCGCGGCCGCCCTTACCGATCCGGACGGTCGGGAGTTTCCCCTCTATCGCCTGAGCGGTGCCAATATCATTGAACAAATGCGCATCATGGGGCGGATGGTGACATTTCGCCCCGAGATCGCGGTCATGGAATGCATGGCCCTGCAGCCGCAGTATCAGTCCCTCACTGAGTTGAAAATGGTCCGCTCCACCATCGGGGTGATTACCAATGCCAGGGCCGACCACTTGGAGGTGATGGGACCGGAAGAGGAGGACGTGGCTCTGGCCCTGGCCGGAAGCACCCCGGTCAAGGGTGAATTGTTCACCGCTGAACGAGATTTGCTACCGGTTTTCGAGCATTCCACCCGTGACCGGGGCAGTGACTTGCATCCGGTTACACTGGACGAAGTTGAAGCCATTGACGAGGCCACACTCAATCGCTTTCGTTATAGCGAGCATGCCGAGAATGTCGCCCTTGCCCTCAAGCTTTGCGAACGCCTGGGTGTGGACCGGGAAACCGCACTGGAAGGCATGGTGGGTCTGGAGCCGGAACCCGGGGCCATGAGAATCCTGCATGTCCGCTATTTCGAACGAGACATGATTTTCGTCAATGCCTTCGCTGCCAATGACCCGCAATCCACAGAGCGTATCTGGGAAAAAATGGTGTCTCGTCATGGCCAGGACAGGCGGCGCCTCGTGCTCATTAATTGCAGAGCCGATCGCCCGCACCGATCCCAGCAACTAGCACAGGCTGTTCCAAGCTGGTCTGCTGCTGACCGTTACATTCTCATGGGGTCCGGAACACTCTTGTTTGCCCGCATGGCGGTCAAGGCGGGACTTGACCCTGAAAAACTGATTGTAGCGGAGCAGAGCTCCATGGTGGAAATCACCGAAACCATTCTTGAGCAGTGCAACCAGAAGTCCCTGGTAGTGGGTGTCTGCAATATCCATGGAGGGGGAGAGGCGGTTGCCCGCTTCTTCCAAAACCGGGCCATGAAGGAAGAAGATCTATGA